One window of the Cryomorphaceae bacterium 1068 genome contains the following:
- a CDS encoding copper homeostasis protein CutC: protein MTLEVCIDSYKGAELARRFGAKRVELCSALSVGGLTPSIGLVAECAEVAEVHAMLRHREGDFVYSPREIEIMLDDIDFLANAGASGVVFGCLTENKAIDLNANAELIKEAKILGLETTFHRAFDFSKNPKESLNKLIDLGFDRLLTSGQKPRAIDGIDLISDLVAWANGRMEIMAGSGVNATNALMLANVGVDALHFTSHISQETKDSFGMGLKTISDTNKIKSIAKLF, encoded by the coding sequence ATGACTTTAGAAGTTTGCATAGATTCTTATAAGGGCGCTGAATTGGCGAGGCGCTTTGGAGCGAAACGAGTCGAACTTTGCTCGGCCCTTTCGGTTGGCGGGTTGACTCCGAGTATCGGACTAGTTGCCGAATGTGCCGAAGTAGCTGAAGTGCATGCCATGCTGAGGCATCGCGAAGGCGATTTTGTGTACTCGCCCCGAGAGATCGAAATCATGCTCGACGATATCGATTTTCTGGCAAATGCAGGAGCTAGCGGAGTCGTCTTTGGTTGTTTGACTGAAAACAAGGCCATTGACCTCAATGCAAATGCAGAGTTAATCAAAGAAGCGAAGATCCTTGGGCTAGAAACAACTTTTCACCGAGCATTCGATTTTTCAAAAAACCCGAAGGAATCTCTGAACAAGCTGATTGATTTGGGCTTTGACCGATTGCTTACTTCGGGACAAAAGCCAAGAGCTATCGATGGGATTGACTTGATAAGTGATTTGGTGGCCTGGGCAAATGGTCGAATGGAGATTATGGCAGGAAGCGGCGTGAATGCCACAAATGCATTGATGCTGGCAAATGTTGGTGTGGATGCTTTGCACTTCACATCACACATCAGCCAAGAGACAAAAGACTCCTTTGGTATGGGACTCAAAACCATCTCTGATACCAATAAAATTAAATCTATTGCAAAGCTTTTTTGA
- a CDS encoding beta-N-acetylhexosaminidase yields MKNLFYIALAMVMALSSCSESPTASAPESNYSLIPEPQNLIPSEGTLHLRENFSINAPIELESAQRLLTTFLEDHVGLIESEGSATFRIHLSLDTTRSYQNEGYLLVINQDGVALTSNTAEGVHRGLATLMQLILLNTIDDEPFLPYVTIDDWAGFAHRGLLLDCSRHFFQVGVIKKYIDLLAFYKMNTLHWHLTEDQGWRIAIEKYPKLIEVGAYRTEPDGSTYGGYYSKEEIKEIVAYASARHIEVIPEIELPGHSQAAIAAYPHLSCKGDQVAVANDWGVFKEIYCAGNDSVFVFLEDVLTEVMELFPSQYIHIGGDEAPKVRWAECNKCRRRLKDEGLADEAELQSYFIRRVQRFLQENGKQIIGWDEILEGGLAEGAIVQSWRGMEGGVEAVRHGNQAIMSPTSHAYFDYALDAIDLEKVYSFNPIPQGLTSSEQELIIGGECNMWTERVPDEKTLDSRVFPRLLAMAEVLWSDSTKRDFSEFTERVQSHYPILEMYHVQYGKESVAMSHEMELDIGVAYLRLIPYSEAITLKYRYDCPNCEATETEYSSLIPIQKSGTIGIQPYKNDQPYGDSIFVPVSQHKAVNAEVTYHSEFSKWYTAGGENGLVDSKLGTLNFRDGSWQGFWGKDLECTVRLYAPTEVSSVTAHFYQYNNSWIFIPTEMSVDVSADGKNWISWGTIKSGNDPKKRGKYILPLSVTVETVEPVTFIRLTAKNLGVVPDWHEAAGSDAWIFIDEIIAE; encoded by the coding sequence TTGAAAAACCTGTTTTACATTGCCCTTGCCATGGTAATGGCTTTAAGCTCCTGTAGCGAATCCCCCACTGCTTCAGCTCCTGAGTCCAACTACAGCCTTATTCCAGAGCCCCAAAATCTAATTCCTTCGGAAGGTACGCTCCACCTAAGAGAAAACTTTTCAATCAACGCACCCATTGAATTGGAATCGGCTCAACGCTTGCTGACTACTTTTCTCGAAGACCATGTTGGGCTTATCGAATCAGAGGGTTCTGCTACCTTCAGGATTCACCTCAGTTTAGACACCACTCGCTCCTACCAAAACGAAGGGTACCTTTTGGTAATAAACCAAGATGGAGTAGCACTCACCTCAAATACCGCAGAAGGAGTCCATCGTGGCTTGGCCACGCTCATGCAACTGATCTTACTCAACACAATAGACGATGAACCCTTCTTACCTTACGTCACAATCGACGATTGGGCGGGGTTCGCCCACCGCGGGTTATTACTCGATTGCTCCCGACACTTCTTCCAAGTGGGGGTCATCAAGAAGTATATTGATCTATTGGCTTTTTACAAAATGAATACCCTCCACTGGCACCTCACCGAAGACCAAGGCTGGAGGATTGCCATCGAAAAATACCCCAAGCTCATAGAGGTTGGCGCCTACCGCACAGAACCCGACGGAAGCACATACGGTGGCTATTATTCCAAAGAAGAAATCAAAGAGATAGTCGCATACGCTTCAGCACGGCATATTGAAGTCATTCCCGAAATTGAACTGCCCGGACATTCCCAAGCGGCTATTGCAGCCTATCCGCATCTATCGTGCAAAGGAGATCAGGTAGCAGTGGCAAACGATTGGGGTGTTTTTAAGGAAATCTACTGTGCAGGAAACGATAGCGTTTTCGTCTTTTTAGAAGATGTCTTGACTGAGGTAATGGAGCTTTTCCCCTCCCAATACATCCACATCGGTGGCGACGAAGCACCCAAGGTGAGATGGGCAGAATGCAACAAGTGCCGGCGAAGGCTTAAAGATGAAGGCCTGGCAGATGAAGCGGAATTGCAGAGTTACTTCATCCGCCGCGTCCAACGCTTTCTGCAGGAGAACGGCAAGCAGATCATCGGCTGGGATGAGATTCTGGAAGGTGGATTGGCAGAAGGTGCCATCGTACAATCCTGGCGTGGGATGGAAGGAGGAGTAGAGGCGGTAAGGCACGGCAATCAGGCTATCATGTCCCCCACTTCTCACGCTTACTTCGATTATGCTTTAGATGCCATAGACCTGGAGAAGGTATATAGCTTCAATCCCATTCCACAAGGCCTCACCTCGAGCGAACAAGAACTGATCATCGGCGGAGAGTGCAATATGTGGACCGAGCGGGTGCCGGATGAAAAAACGCTCGACAGCCGAGTATTCCCGAGATTACTGGCCATGGCCGAAGTTCTTTGGTCAGATTCCACAAAAAGAGACTTTTCCGAATTTACCGAACGGGTGCAATCTCATTACCCCATTTTAGAAATGTATCACGTGCAATACGGAAAAGAATCCGTTGCCATGAGCCACGAAATGGAACTTGACATAGGCGTGGCTTACCTTAGGCTGATTCCCTATTCCGAGGCTATTACACTGAAATACCGTTATGACTGTCCCAATTGTGAGGCGACTGAAACCGAATACTCTAGCCTCATTCCCATTCAAAAGTCAGGCACCATTGGCATACAGCCCTACAAGAATGATCAGCCTTACGGCGACTCAATCTTTGTTCCCGTTTCGCAACACAAGGCGGTAAATGCTGAAGTGACTTACCACTCGGAATTCAGCAAATGGTATACCGCAGGCGGCGAAAATGGATTGGTGGACAGCAAATTGGGCACCCTCAATTTCCGTGACGGCAGCTGGCAAGGTTTCTGGGGAAAGGACTTGGAATGCACCGTTCGCTTATATGCTCCTACAGAAGTCTCATCCGTCACAGCTCACTTTTATCAGTACAACAATTCATGGATTTTCATACCCACCGAAATGTCCGTTGATGTTTCCGCTGATGGCAAAAACTGGATTTCATGGGGGACCATAAAAAGCGGTAATGATCCAAAGAAGCGGGGTAAATACATTCTACCCTTATCCGTCACTGTAGAAACCGTTGAACCGGTTACCTTTATACGGCTTACCGCCAAAAACCTGGGCGTTGTTCCCGATTGGCATGAAGCTGCAGGATCAGACGCGTGGATATTTATTGATGAAATTATCGCCGAATGA